A stretch of the Methylacidiphilum caldifontis genome encodes the following:
- the rpsG gene encoding 30S ribosomal protein S7, whose product MRRRRAERRELEPDPKYGSELITRLVNTVMRKGKKSVARRIVYEAIEDLNQDNKEGDPVEIVRKAVDNVKPKLEVKSRRVGGATYQVPVEVNPHRQVSLALRWIVHYANSRKGVPMAKSLSLELMDASNGTGNSIKKRDEVHKMAQANRAFAHLRF is encoded by the coding sequence ATGAGAAGAAGAAGAGCTGAAAGAAGGGAGCTTGAGCCTGATCCAAAATATGGTTCCGAGCTCATTACAAGACTTGTCAATACGGTAATGAGGAAAGGAAAGAAAAGTGTGGCAAGAAGAATAGTTTATGAGGCTATCGAGGATTTGAATCAAGATAATAAAGAAGGGGATCCTGTTGAAATTGTTAGAAAAGCGGTCGATAACGTGAAACCTAAGCTTGAAGTCAAATCGAGAAGGGTGGGAGGAGCAACCTATCAGGTTCCTGTTGAGGTTAATCCGCATCGGCAGGTTTCACTGGCCTTGCGCTGGATAGTACATTATGCCAACTCAAGAAAGGGGGTTCCGATGGCTAAGTCGCTGAGTTTGGAACTTATGGATGCCTCTAATGGGACGGGCAACTCAATTAAAAAGCGCGATGAAGTCCATAAAATGGCACAGGCTAACAGGGCTTTTGCTCATCTTCGATTCTAA